In Desulfobacterales bacterium, the DNA window TTCCTTTAAATTTTCGCCGCAATTTTCCGGCACAAACCGGCCGCGGTTGTCGATCATGCCGGTTGCAAAGAGATGCGCGGCCAGTTCGATGAGTCCGGACCCGCAGATGCCCATGGGCGCTGAACCGTCAATGGTGTGGCAGCGAAATCGCCTTTTATCAGGTTCCTGTTCAATATGATCAATTACGCCCGGGCCTGCCAGGGTACCGATACGGCTGGCGCCGCCTTCCAGGGCCGGTCCGGCCGCACCGGCGCAGGCCACAAGCCAGTCCCGGTTTCCCAGTACGACCTCGGCATTGGTGCCGACATCCACCAGAAGGGATGTGTCGGTACGCCGGTGAAGACCTGAAAATAAAATCCCGGCCACCAGATCGCCGCCGAAATAACTTCCGGCATTGGGGAATATCAATACCCGTGCCTGGGGGTTGATTGCTATCCCCAGTTCCGGCGCCGTTATCAGCCCCGGCCGGTTGACCACCGGAATGTAAGGTTCGCGGATGATCCAGTCCGGGTTTAACCCCATGAACAAATGGGTCATGACGGTATTGCCGGCAACCGATACGAAATAGATGTCGTCCGGACGAAGATTGCAGTCGCTGCAGACCTTACGGATGGATTCGTTTAAGGCGGCAATCACAAGATCATGGAGCTGGCCCAGGCCATCCGCATTTCCGGCAAAATGGACCCGGGTCAATATGTCGGGACCGACGGAAAGCTGCGGGTTTGAGAATGAAGACTCGATGAGAACGGTACCGGACAGAAGGTCTATCAGGCGCAGGACCACTGTGGTGGTTCCCAGGTCAACGGCCAGGCCGGCCAGGGTGGCGGCGTCCTGAGCTTCTTTGATGTCAAGGAGAATCCAGCGATGGCGGTCTCTGTACAGGAGGCACTTTGCCTTAAAGTCCCAGTTGCGCAATTGGCGGGGCAGCTTCTTGAGCAGGCTAAGCTCGATATGGATGTCGTCGGTTTGAAGCCGCGTTTTCAGCATCCGAACCAGGCGGTCCGCATCTGCGGTGTTGTCCTGCAGCGAAGGGGGCGGCAGGAAAACGATTTGAATCCATCCCGACTGGTCAATTTCCATGGGCGACTATCCGTTCCAAAGTGCCAAATACATAGGGACATAAGCAGGGTGACGTTCCATAATCCCTTACGGGTGTCAGACAACTCCCGCTCCCGTCTTGGGAGAGGGTGTAATAACTGTATTTATTTCCCCCCTCACCTAACCTCTTCCCGCAGATACTGTGTCGTAATTGTAAAAGCCAGGGCTCCAATATTTTTCGTCATTCCGGGCTTGACCCGGAATCCAGAATGTTTTCAACCACGCCAAGGCGTGGCTGGATGCCGGACCAAGTCCGGCATGACGTGGAGAAAAAAATTATTTTAACAATTACGACACACCTCGCAAGGGGGAGAGAAATTATAGGTTGTCGGACAGCCTCTCAGGGGGGGATTTTCCTGCAGATTGGCCTTCCATCTCCGCCAAAATTGCATTCATGCAATCCCCGGCTTTTCCCAGTATCAGATAGTCGCTGACGCTGCCGGTCAGGGGGGTCTTTTCAGGGTTGATTTCGATGACCAGGGCACCGGCGTCTTTTGCCACCAGCGGCATGAGCGCGGCCGGTTGGACAACTGCGGAAGTGCCGATGACCAGCATGATATCGCACTGGGCGGCCGCCAGGCGGGAACGCAGCAGGTGTTGGGGCGGAATCATTTCGCCGAAAAAAACACATTCCGGTCGGTAAATCCCGCCGCAGCTGCAGCGGGGGGGGATTTGCGACAGGTCAATTCGGGGCGTTTCACAACGCCGGTTGCAGTCCAGGCAGCGATGCCAGGCAAAATTGCCGTGAAATTCAATGACGTCCGAATTGCCTGCCATCTGATGGAGCCCGTCGACATTCTGGGTAATAACCGTTTTCAGTTTTCCACATGTCTCGAGTTTGGCGAGTCCTTTATGGGCATCGTTGGGTCTGGCTTTGTCGACGATTTCTTTCATCTCTTTGAGAAGAAGATTCCAGACCTTGGCCGGGTCGCGCATGAAGCTATCGATGTGGGCGACCTCCATGGGGTCGAATTTTTCCCATACCCCGCCCTTGCCCCTAAACGGCGGGATCCCGCTCTCGACCGAAATGCCGGCGCCGGTTAAGGCAACGATATGTTTGGCCGCGCTGAGATCTTTGGCGGCCCGCTTGAAAAGATGTTCCATTTTTATTTACGATCGATCAGGGTTTACAATTGGAAGGCCATATCCCCGTTACCGGACACCGCAAAACATTCCAGCCCGTTTTCTTTTTCGGAGATGCGCTGCCGGCAGGATTCGACAATTTTATCCACCGCCACATCAGACCGCTCCTGATTTAAATGGAACAGTCCCAACTTCTTTACATCGGCTTCTAAAGCGAGATCCAGGGTTTCAGTAAAGATCGAATGCCCCCAGGCTTTTGTTTTTTTGTATTCGGTCGGAATGTATTCGGCATCATGAATCAGCAAATCCGCGCCGGCAGAGAACTCGACATAGTCTTTGCGTTGCAGTCCGCCGGGGTGAACATACCCCAATTCATTATCCGTCAGAAAAACAAAGGATTTGTCGTTTTCAACGAATTTATAACCGCTGCCGCTGTTGGGGTGACTGATGGGGATGGGGGTAATTTGAATCGAACCGATTTCAAATGTAAAAGGGCAGGCGTCTTCGTAAAAAATTTTTGCCTTTACATCTGCATATCTCACCGGAAAATTGGGCGGGGCCATGACTTTTGTAAGAATGGTTTCAACAAACTTGCTGTGAAAAGGGCACCGATGCATCTGCAATTGGGCATGCTGAAAGTAGAGCGGTTTAAAAAAGGGAAAACCCATGACATGATCCCAGTGCGCGTGGGTAAAAATAAAATTATACTGATAGCGTTTTTCATCCAACAGCAAATTACCCAGTCTGCGAATTCCGGTGCCTGCATCGACAATAATGATATCGCCGCTTTCGGAGCGGATTTCCAGGCAGGTGGTATCGCCGCCGTATTTGAGATACTCTTTTCCCGAGACAGGTATCGAGCCTCTGGATCCCCAGCATTTGATATACATAAACCCTTTTAGCTATATTTTCGCAAGGATTTCAAGTAATTTTTCCAAAAAAAGTATGCCAGATCCCTTCGAGCTCCCATTTTTTGATGATCCTGACCGGTTTTTGGGATAATTCGGCCTGGATGTCCCTTGCCTGGCTGCGTAAAAGTCCGGAGAGGATAAACCCTTTTTTCGATAAAAAGCCCCTGGAGGCAATCAGCCCCTTCATAACTTGGTAATGGACATTTGCGATGACAAGATCCGCCTCAACATTCACAAAGTCCTGGGCCAGTCCCTGAATCGCCATAATTTTATTTTCCAGCCGGTTGCGCCGGATATTGTTCAGGGCGGTTTTGACGGCCAGTAAATTAAGATCCACCGCCAGTATTTTCCGGCAGCCCAGGCGCGCGGCGGCAAGCGCCAGCAGACCGGTTCCGGTGCCTAAATCCAGTGCCGAAGCAAAAGTGTCAAAGCCAAATGCAAATTCCAATGCTTCCAGACAGCTCAGGGTGGTGGGTGGCTGCCGCTGCCGAAGACAACCCCGGGGTCAAGGATAATGGGCCGCTTTTCCGACGCCAGCGTTTCCGCCGGCGCCGACCAGGGCGGGGTAATGAAAAAACTGCCGAAATAGCCGGGACCCAAAAGCCCCCCCTGCCATTCGGCATAGGACATTTGGTATTCATCAACAAGTGTTAAATCGGGTCGGGTGGAAATAAACTGTTCGATCCTGGGTAGAGACGTTTCGGAAAAAAAAAGAAAGGAAAAACCATCTTCCAGCCAGGCGCCGATGAATCTATGGCCAAAGTTATGGCCTTCTGTTTTTGCAAGCCCTTTCAGGTAGTAGATAAATAAATCCGTGTAGGAAGATGCGTGGGGATCTCCGGGAAAATTATGCAGGGGCCGGACATCAGTCATTTTTGGGTAGTTGACCCAGATACCATTCCATGGGATCCAGGAGAGTGAAGCCCATCTTTTCCAGCTTCTTTTTAACGGGGGTGACGTTCAGGGTCAACAGATAGGGAAAAACGGCCCGTTTACCTTTTTCCCAATACCTGGCCACCAGAATGCTTCCGAAGGAGATATTTTCTTCTGTGACGGCGTCGACAATTTTTTTCATTTGTCCGATTTTTTCTTCAACCAGAATACAAAGGAGGGTTCCGGGCTCTCCAATTCCCAGCACATTAATGAATGCCCGCATCAGATCCCGCGTGGAAAGGATCCCTTTCAGAATTCCCTGCTCATCCACCACCGTGAAAGCACCGACTTTTTTTTCCTGGATCATCAGCAGGGCGTCCTGCAGGGTATCCCGGGGAGAGAGCGTGACAGGATTTTTTGTCATGATTTCAGTCACTTTAATTCTTGCAAGGCGACTCTGGTCCATGGCACGGTCCGGATCATCCAATACGCTGGACGGCATGGCGCTGCGGATATCGCGGTCCGTAACAATGCCGCAGAGCCGGTTATCCTTTGTTACCACCGGCAGATGGCGGATGCGATGTTCGGCCATTTTCTTTTTTGCATCCAGAATATTCGTATTTTCATCAATTGTAATAACCTTTCGGGTCATTGACCTGCTGATAAACATGGTGTCCTCCTCAAAACAGCTGTAATTAAATTATGTTATTTTCCCAACGAGCCGGGAGAAAGGGGTCCAGAGATTATAAAACCCTTACGGGTAAATTCCTGGAGTTCAGGCGTCAGCCTTTTATTCGCCTTCGCCTGAATACCCTGCTGCTTGCAGCAGGGATGAAAGGCGAGGTGAACCGCGCCGAAGCTCAACTGAGCGTAAGCGGGTTAAAGCTACGGCGCAATTGCGCTTTGATACCCCGCAGCTTGTCGAAGATCCCGGTTTATCGGGGCTGCGGGGAGCTTCATTCATCCATCAAAACGGATATATGATTCCCTGCCAGTTCGGGCAGGCGATCCAGTGCGTATCCACCCTCGAGGACGGAAATAATTCTCCCCTTTGAATAGCGGGCGGCCATATCAACAATTTGTTTCATCATCCTGGCAAACCCCATGGTCGAAAGCTGGATGTCCGACATATCATCGTCGACATGGGCGTCAAAACCGGCTGAAACAATGATAACTTCCGGCTTAAAGGCGTCAAA includes these proteins:
- a CDS encoding ASKHA domain-containing protein, with protein sequence MEIDQSGWIQIVFLPPPSLQDNTADADRLVRMLKTRLQTDDIHIELSLLKKLPRQLRNWDFKAKCLLYRDRHRWILLDIKEAQDAATLAGLAVDLGTTTVVLRLIDLLSGTVLIESSFSNPQLSVGPDILTRVHFAGNADGLGQLHDLVIAALNESIRKVCSDCNLRPDDIYFVSVAGNTVMTHLFMGLNPDWIIREPYIPVVNRPGLITAPELGIAINPQARVLIFPNAGSYFGGDLVAGILFSGLHRRTDTSLLVDVGTNAEVVLGNRDWLVACAGAAGPALEGGASRIGTLAGPGVIDHIEQEPDKRRFRCHTIDGSAPMGICGSGLIELAAHLFATGMIDNRGRFVPENCGENLKELNGAPYFIIVPANLSAAGADLGISQTDLGSLIRSKAAMYSILETITASVGISLGDIATFYVAGTFGSIIKPEAAVTIGMLPDLPLSRFVSLGNSSIGGATMALTDASIMEEIDAIRDRITYLELNVNQEFMTRFSAARFLPHTDLSRFPSVKVRPTG
- a CDS encoding NAD-dependent deacylase, translated to MEHLFKRAAKDLSAAKHIVALTGAGISVESGIPPFRGKGGVWEKFDPMEVAHIDSFMRDPAKVWNLLLKEMKEIVDKARPNDAHKGLAKLETCGKLKTVITQNVDGLHQMAGNSDVIEFHGNFAWHRCLDCNRRCETPRIDLSQIPPRCSCGGIYRPECVFFGEMIPPQHLLRSRLAAAQCDIMLVIGTSAVVQPAALMPLVAKDAGALVIEINPEKTPLTGSVSDYLILGKAGDCMNAILAEMEGQSAGKSPPERLSDNL
- a CDS encoding MBL fold metallo-hydrolase; this encodes MYIKCWGSRGSIPVSGKEYLKYGGDTTCLEIRSESGDIIIVDAGTGIRRLGNLLLDEKRYQYNFIFTHAHWDHVMGFPFFKPLYFQHAQLQMHRCPFHSKFVETILTKVMAPPNFPVRYADVKAKIFYEDACPFTFEIGSIQITPIPISHPNSGSGYKFVENDKSFVFLTDNELGYVHPGGLQRKDYVEFSAGADLLIHDAEYIPTEYKKTKAWGHSIFTETLDLALEADVKKLGLFHLNQERSDVAVDKIVESCRQRISEKENGLECFAVSGNGDMAFQL
- a CDS encoding 50S ribosomal protein L11 methyltransferase yields the protein MEFAFGFDTFASALDLGTGTGLLALAAARLGCRKILAVDLNLLAVKTALNNIRRNRLENKIMAIQGLAQDFVNVEADLVIANVHYQVMKGLIASRGFLSKKGFILSGLLRSQARDIQAELSQKPVRIIKKWELEGIWHTFFGKIT
- a CDS encoding 50S ribosomal protein L11 methyltransferase; the protein is MTDVRPLHNFPGDPHASSYTDLFIYYLKGLAKTEGHNFGHRFIGAWLEDGFSFLFFSETSLPRIEQFISTRPDLTLVDEYQMSYAEWQGGLLGPGYFGSFFITPPWSAPAETLASEKRPIILDPGVVFGSGSHPPP
- a CDS encoding CBS domain-containing protein, with the protein product MFISRSMTRKVITIDENTNILDAKKKMAEHRIRHLPVVTKDNRLCGIVTDRDIRSAMPSSVLDDPDRAMDQSRLARIKVTEIMTKNPVTLSPRDTLQDALLMIQEKKVGAFTVVDEQGILKGILSTRDLMRAFINVLGIGEPGTLLCILVEEKIGQMKKIVDAVTEENISFGSILVARYWEKGKRAVFPYLLTLNVTPVKKKLEKMGFTLLDPMEWYLGQLPKND